Sequence from the Terriglobales bacterium genome:
GCCATGCGCTTAGTATAGACCTCTTGGTTCTGAACCTGTCAAATGCCTTGCAGAATCAATCACTTACGCTAGGTATGTGTCCTCTTCGTCCAGCTCCCGCAACTCCTTCGGCGGACGTGCCGGCACACCGACTTTCGCGCCCAGCAGCTCGTCCACCGTCGCCACTTCCTTCATCTCGTGCCCGAAGACCGTCTCGAAATTCCGCACCACGTACTGCGCGACCTCGGCGACCGTCGGCGGTGCGACCGTGCGGTTCGGATGCCGCGCCTGCAGCTCGGCGTTGAGCGAGGTCACCGGTTTGTCCGCGATGCCGCAGGGAACAATCAACTTGAAGTGGTCGAGATCGTTGGTCACGTTGAACGCGAACCCATGCGAGGTCACGCCCCGCGAGACGTGGATCCCCATCGCAGCCAGCTTTTTCGGCTGCGCGCGCTGCGGATCTTCGTTCTGCCCAGCCTCCTGCATCCCGTGCAGCGGCCGCGTCCACACCCCGGTCAGCCCGGGCACGCGCGAGGTCAGCACGCCGAACTCCGCGCACGTCCGGATCAGCACCTCTTCCATCTTCCGCATGAAGTCCACCGGCCACACCTTTAGCGCGCGCAGGTCGCAGATGGGATAGCCCACGAGCTGCCCCGGCCCGTGGTACGTGACGTCGCCGCCGCGGTCGCATTCGAAGAGCTCCACGCCCTTCGCCGCGAGTTGCTCCTGCGAGGCCAGCACGTTCTTCTTGTCGGCGTTCTTGCCCAGCGTGATGACCGCCGGGTGCTCGAGCAGCAGCAGCACGTCGCCGATCTCGCCCGCCTGGCGCGCGGCGACGAGCTTCTCCTGCAGCTTGAGCCCTTGAGAGTAGGGAACCAGTCCGAGTTGGACGTAAGAGATCAAAACCTAGCCACGGATGGCCACGGATGAACACGGATCAATCAGGATTTAATCCGTGCGATCCGTGGCAATCCGTGGCTGAAAAGAACTACGCGTTGATGGCCATCCCGTACACGCTGGCGAACGCGTCGCCCATCGCCTCGTACAGCGTCGGATGCGCGTGGATGGTGTACATCAGGTCGTCGACCGTGCCCTCAAGCTTCATCACCGCCACCGCCTCCGAGATCATCTCGGTCGCGTCCGGCCCGATGATGTGCACGCCCAGGATCTCGCCGTACTGCTCGTCGGCCACGATCTTGATGAACCCTTCGTGCGCGCCGATGATGCTCGCTTTCGAGTTCGCCGTGAACGGGAACTTGCCCACCTTGATCTTGCGGCCGCCTTCCTTGGCCTTCGCCTCGGTCAGCCCGACGCTCCCGATCTGCGGCTCGCAATACGTCGCGCCCGGGATGAGCTCGCGCTTCACCGGGTCCGCCGGCTTGCCGGCGATCTTCGACACCGCGACGATTCCCTCCATCGCGCCCGCGTGCGCCAGTTGCGGCAGCCCCGCCACGATGTCGCCCACCGCGTAGACGCCCGGCTCCTCCGTCTGCATCCACTCATTGGTCTTGAGGAAGCCGCGGTCGGGCTTGATCTTCGTCTTCTCTAGCCCGACGTTGTCGGTGCGCGGCGCGCGCCCCACCGCGACCAGCACCTTCTCCGCGTCGAGCTTCTGCTTCTTGCCCTGGTCGTCGGTGAAGCTGATCGACACTCCGTCCTTGCTCTTCTCGACCTTCTCCACCTTCACGCCGAGCTGGCAGGCGATGCCGCGCTTCTTGAAGTTCCGCAGCAGCTCCTTCGAGACGTCTTCGTCCTCCACCGGCACCAGCCGCGGCAGCGCTTCCAGCACCGTGACGTCGGTGCCGAACGACTTGAAGATGCTGGCGAACTCCACGCCGACCGCGCCCGAGCCGATCACCGCCAGCGTCTTCGGGATGGCCGGCAGGTCGAGGATCTCGATGTTGGTCAGCACCCGCGAATCGGCTTCCATCCCCGGGAGCATCTTGGCTTCCGAGCCGGTCGCCAGGATCACGTTCTTCGCCTTGATGTGGTTGGTCTCGCCGCCCGCGCCGCCGCCGCCCGCGGTGTAGACCTCGATATCGAGCACGCCGTTCTTCTGCGGACCGGTCAGCTTGCCCCAGCCTTCGACTGTGGTGACCTTGTTCTTGCGCATCAGGAACTCGAGGCCCTTGGCGTGCTTCGTCACGATCTTGTTCTTGCGGTCGAGCACCGCCTTCCAGTCGATCTTCGGCTCGCCCGTGATCGTGATCCCGAAATCCTTCGCCGCCTTCAGGTGGTCGTAGATCTCGGCGTTGAACAGCAGCGCCTTGGTCGGGATGCAGCCGACGTGCAGGCAGGTGCCGCCCAGCTTGTCGTCTTTCTCGATCAGGCAGGTCTTCAGGCCCAGCTGCCCGGCGCGGATCGCCGCGGTGTAGCCCGCCGGCCCGCTCCCGATGATGGCGACGTCGTAGATCGTCTCAGCCACAGTGCGCGCTCCCTCTTACCTTCGGATGTCAGGGACAAACAAAAGATTCTAGATGATGGGGAACGTTTCGTGAGGCCCTTCGTGAAACCTTTGTGACCTTGGTGTGCTGCTTTTTGCCGGCGGGACCAAGAAGCGTCACACGAAGGACACAAAGGAAGCACAAAGGCCCTTTACGAAGGGCTGCTAGCTGCGCACCTCGCACATCAGCCCGAAGATGTTGTTCTCCGGGTCGCGGAAGAAACACATCCACAGGTCGTGGTCGGGAAGCTTGGCGATGAGGTGCGGCTGGTCCTCGAACTTCACGCCGCGCGCGACCAGCGCCTGGTGCGCCACTTGGATGTTCGGCACCTTGAAGTAGAGGATGGACGCCGGGTGATCGTGCTCCGGCTTCTCCGGCGGCGAGAGCATGATGCGCACGTCGCCGCACATCAGGAACGCCATGTTCCCGGCGGTGAACAGAAACTTCATCCCCAGCTTGTCGCGGTAGAACTCGGTCATCGCCGCGGTGTTCCTGGTCACGATGGCGATCTGCCCGATCTGCCCGAGCCCGAATTGCTCTGCCATGACGAATCTCCTTGCTGACGGGGAGAATATTAGTTAGCATAGCTAACTAATGTCAAGGCCTGCGACAGGGAAATTTCGCGGGGTCGAGGCCGTCGCCGACCGGCTGCACTCCGCCGCCATCCGCCTGCTGCGCCGGCTCCGCCTGCAGGACGCCGCGATGGGGATCGGCCCGGCTCAGGCCTCGGCGCTCTCCGTGCTCGTCTTCGGCGGCCCGATGTCGCTCAAGGAGCTGGCGCGCGCCGAGCAAGTCCGCCCGGCCACGATGAGCCGCGTGGTCCGCGGCCTCGAGCGCGCCAAGCTCGTCCGCCGCGCGACCGCCGGCGACGACGCGCGCCGCATCGTCCTCACGCCGACGGAGGAAGGGAAGTCGCTGCTCTGGGAAGGCCGCCGCCGCCGCGTCGCCCTGCTCGCCTCGGGCCTGCGCGCGCTCGCCCCGGAAGAACAAAAGCAGCTCGCCCAGACCGCCGAGCTGCTTCACCTGCTGCTGCCGAAGCTGGAGATACGAAGGGGCTAGTCGGCCTCGAGAGCCCGGAGGTCCTCCAGGTCCCGCGTCCTGCCCGCAGCACGCTTCGCAGCAATCAGATCGGAACGAGAGACGACGAAGAATTTCTGTCCTTCAAACTCCATCACCTCGCGGCGCTCCCATGCATCCGCGAACTGGATTCCCGGTGCTGTCGTCATGACGTCGATGGGAATGCGGTCCTTGAGACGGGTGATCTGTGTCGCCACCAGCTCTTCTGGCGTGATTTCGGCTGCGGTGCCAAAGCCGAGCTGCTGGAGCGAGTCGAGAAGCTGCCTAGCATTGGCGACATTGGCCTCGATGAGGATGTCGAGGTCGAAGGTGGCGCGGGGAACGCCGTGCAGCGCCACAGCGATGCCGCCGAAGACGAGATAGCGGACGTTATTTCGTTGAAACGATTCGAATACCGGCTTCAGCCGTTGCAGCATCGTTGGCTTTCGTCTGGAGCAGGCCCGGATTGACCGAAATCAGGAACTCAGTGAACTCGTTGAATACATGCATGCGCTCGGCCAGCGGCAGGGATTTGAACCACCGCGCTTTTTCTTCCAGCGACTCGTCGCCCATTAGAAGAGTGTTCATGATCTACCCGAGCACCCGCGCCGCGTCCTTCGCGAAGTAGGTCAGGATGAGGTTCGCGCCCGCGCGCTTGATCGAGGTGAGCGACTCCATCATCACGCGCTTGCCGTCGATCCAGTTGTTGCGCGCCGCCGCCTGGATCATCGCGTACTCGCCCGACACCTGGTAGGCCGCGAGCGGCACGTCGAACCGCCGCCGCGCCTCCGCGATCACGTCGAGGTACGCCATCGCGGGCTTCACCATGATCATGTCCGCGCCTTCTTCCAGGTCGAGCTCGATCTCGCGCATCGCCTCGCGCAGGTTCGCGCCGTCCATCTGGTAGGAGCGCCGGTCGCCGAACGCGGGCGCCGAATCCGCCGCCTCGCGGAACGGCCCGTAGAACGCCGACGCGAACTTCGCCGCATACGAAAGGATGGGGGTGTTCTCGAAGCCGCTCGCGTCGAGCGCCTTGCGGATGGCCGCGACGCGCCCGTCCATCATGTCGGACGGCGCGATGATGTCCATGCCCGCCCGCGCTTGCGAGACCGCGGTCTTCGCCAGGATCTCCAGCGTCGCGTCGTTCACGATCTCGTACTCCGCCGCGGCCGCCGCGGCGACCTTGTCCATCGCCGCCGGCAGCTCGGCTTCTTTCACCGCCATCGCTCCGACCGAGCGCGGCGCGCTCCCGCCGGACTTCTGCACGATGCCGCAGTGCCCGTGGCTCATGTACTCGCACAGGCACACGTCGCCCACCACGATCACGTCTTTCGCTTCGCGCTTGATGGCGCGGGTCGCGCGCTGCACGATGCCATCTTCCGCCCACGCCCCGGTCGCGACCTCGTCCTTCTTCTCCGGCAGGCCGAACAGGATCACCGCCGGCACGCCCAGCGACTTCGCCTCGGCGGCTTCCTTCACCGCCTGGTCCACCGACAGGTTGAACACCCCGGGCATCGACCCGACTTCCTTGCGCACGCCCTCGCCGGGCACGACGAACAGCGGATAGATGAAGTCGTCCGGAGTGAGGCGCGTTTCGCGGACGAGGTTCCGCATCGCCTCGGTGCGCCGCAGGCGCCGCATGCGTGTAGTGGGGAAGGCCATGGCTCTCCTTATTCTAGTACTCCCGGCGGGCCCGCCGCCGCGAAACTCGCGTGCGATACCATTAGCGGATGCCCGCGCCCCCGCCACCGGCCTTGCTCCAGCACACCAGCGCCCGCGCGCTCGAATTCGACGCGCTGCTGGACCTGCTCCGCGGGTACGCGCAGTCGCCCCTCGGCCGCGCCCGCATCGCGGCGCTCGCTCCCGTCTCCGGCGCGGAATGGATCCGGCGTCAGCAGGCGCTCACGCAGGAGATCCGCGACTACCGCCGCGCCGGCGGCCGCTTCGAATTCGCCGGCCTGGAAGACCCGGGCAAGCTCATCGACAAGGCTCGCATCGAGGGCACCGCGCTCGAAGCCACCGAGCTGCGCGACGTGGTCGCCGTGCTCGACCGCGCGCAGCAGTGGCGCGAGGTCGTGCAGCATCCGCCCGCCGAGCTGCGCGCAGGCTTTCACGCCGTCGCCGAGCTCTCGCGCGCCATCGCCGACTTCGGCGAGCTGCTCAAGTTCTTCCACGGCAAGATCCTCCCCGACGGCACGCTCGACGACCGCGCCTCGCCCGAGCTGGCGCGCATCCGCAAGGAGATCGAGAAGCAGAAGCGCGCCATCCAGCAGACGCTCCAGGGCTACCTGCGCCGCCTCGCCGAGGACGGCTCGGTGCAGGACGAGCTCGTCACCATCCGCGGCGAGCGCTTCGTCATCCCGGTGAAGACCGAGCAGAAGCGCAAGGTGCAGGGCGTGGTCCACGGCGCCAGCTCCACCGGGCTGACCGTCTACATCGAGCCGCTCGAGACCATCGAGCAGAACAACGAACTGGTCCGCCTGATCGACGAAGAGCTCGCCGAGGTCCACCGCATCCTGCGCGAGATGACGCGGCGCATCGGCGAGCGCGCCGCCGAAGTCCGCGCCGCCGTCGAGACGCTCGCGGAACTCGAGCTCCAATTCGCCAAGGCGAGATTCGCCGACGACTACGACTGCGTCGCGCCCAACATGAGTAGCGCCGGCGGCTCGCCGGCTGTAGCGCGGGCGGCCTCGCCCGCGCTCCTGCTCGAGAACGCCCGTCATCCCTTGCTCGAGCGCAACCTGCGCGGCAAGGGCGCCGCCGTCATCCCGCTCACGCTCGACCTCGCCGGCCACCGCCAGCTCATCATCAGCGGCCCCAACACCGGCGGCAAGACGGTCGCGCTCAAGACTCTCGGCCTGCTCGCGCTGATGGCGCAGTCCGGCATCCCGGTGCCCGCTGCCCGCGCCGAGCTGCCTGTCTTCGACGCCGCGCTCGCCGACATCGGCGACTACCAGTCCATCGAGATGAATCTCTCTACCTTCTCCGCGCACGTCACCAACATCGACTTCATCTCGAAGACCGCGACCGCTCGCTCGCTCGTCCTGCTCGACGAGCTCGGCTCCGCCACCGACCCCAACGAAGGCGCGGCGCTCGCCGTCGCCATCGCCAGCCACTTCCGCGAGCTCGGCTGCGTCTCCATCATCTCCACGCACCACACCGCGCTCAAGGTCTACGCCGCCAACGCCGAAGGCGTGCTCAACGCCGCCGTCGGCTTCGACGAGCACACGCTCCAGCCCACGTACGAGCTGCGCGTCGGCGTACCCGGCGCCTCGGCCGGCATCAACATCGCGCAGCGCCTCGGCCTCAATCCGAAGATCATCGAGCAGGCGCGCGGCCGCGTCGAACAGCAGTCGCAGGACATCGCCAAGTTCCTCGACCAGCTTCACGCCGAGCTTCGCCAGGTCTCCGACGAGCGCGCGCGCATCCGCAAGCAGGAGCAGGAGGTCGCGCGCGAGAAGTCGCGCCTTGCCGCCGAGGGCAAGCAGGAGCAGCAGAAGCTGGTGCGTGCGATGGAGAAGAAGCTCGACGACGTCCTGAAAGATTTCGAGTACCGCGCGCGCGAGACCGTGCGGGAGGTCCAGGACCGGGCCGCGGCGCAGAAGCTCTCCAAGGAAGCCGAGCGCCGCATCGCCAAGCTGCGCCGCGAGTTCAAGGAACAGTTCGACCAGACGGTGGTCGCGCATCACACCGGCGCCGACCGCGGCGACGTCCACGCGCGTCCCGCCGAGGTCAAGCACGTCGAAGAGGGCGACACCGTGAAGCTCAAGTCGTTCGGCCGCAACGCCGTGGTCAAGCGCATGCTCGACAGCAACACCTTCGAGGTCGAGATGGGCAACATGAAGATGCGCGTGCCGCGCTCCGACGTCGCCGAGATCGTGGTGCGCGCCTCCGCTTCGCCGGTGCAGGCGGCGCGGGCCCGCGGCATCTCCGTGCACACCGCCTCCGACGCGAGCGTCCCTTCCGAGCTCAACGTCATCGGCCAGACGGTCGACGAAGCCACGCAGCGCGTGGAGAAGTACGTGGACTCCGCCTTCCTCGCCGGGCTCACGCGCGTGCGCATCGTGCATGGCAGCGGCATGGGCATCCTCCGCAAGGCGCTGCGCCACTACCTGAAGACGCACCCGCACGTCGCGCAGATCTCGGAGCCGCCGCAGAACGAAGGCGGCGCCGGCGCGACAGTGGTGGAGCTGCGAACCTAACGTCCACCACAGAGACACAGAGACACAGAGGAAACCGATCCAAAAGCTCTGTGTCTCTGTGGTAGATTCTCGGCCCTGATTCCAGGAGGAAACATGGCACGTCGCGTCCTGGGCCTCGCTCTCTGCTGTTCGCTCTTCCTCTTCGCCGCCGACAAGCCCAAGTCCGCGGCCGCCCCGCCGTCCGCCGACAAGCTCTGGGCCGACCTCGCCGACGGCAACGCCCGCTTCGTCGCCGGCAAGCTGACCGTCGACGACGACCTCGCGGCGCATCGCGAGAAGCTGGCCCACGGCCAGGCGCCGCCGGTCGCGGTGCTCGCCTGTGCCGACAGCCGCGTCGGCCCCGAGCTGCTCTTCGACAAGAGCCTCGGACAGCTCTTCGTCGTGCGCGTAGCCGGCAACAGCGCTGACCCTGTGGGGATCGGCAGCCTGGAGTATTCCGTCGAGCACCTCGGCAGCACCATGATCGTGGTCATGGGCCACCAGAGCTGCGGCGCCGTGAAGGCCGCCTGCTCCGGCGGGAAGATGCCCACCGCGGGCCTCGCCGCCGTCGTCGAGCCCATCAAGCCATCGTGCTCGAAGGTCAAGGGCAAGGACATCGAGTCCGCGACTAGGGACCACGTCCACGTCACCGCGCAGGACCTGCTGGCCAGGAGCCCGCTCCTGAAGCAACACTTCGACGCCGGCAAGCTGGCCATCGTCGAGGCCTACTACTCGCTCGACACCGGCAAGGTCGAGCGCCTGAAGTAGCCGAGATTAACGCAGAACCATCGCTAACGGCCGCGGCAGACGCGCGTCTATAATCCCCGGGTTCTTCTTTTCTCCAAATCTCCTGCCTGAGCTATCCAGGCGGCAACTCCGCGGAGGAACTATGCGCGCACTCGCACGTGCGGCGCTTGTCCTTTCCGTGCTCGGCCTCGCCCTCTCTGCGTCCGCGCAGACGGCGGCCGGCGCGAAGAAGGGCGGCGCTCCAGCCAAAGCCGCGGCCGGCAAGGGAGCCATGAACGCCGGCTTCCACGTCCCGGTCGAGTATTACAAGCTTCCCAACGGTCTTCGCGTCGTGCTTTCCGAAGACCACACCGCGCCCACCGCCGTCATCGCGGTCTACTACAACATCGGCTTCCGCATCGAGCCCAAGGATCGCACCGGCTTCGCGCACCTGTTCGAGCACCTGATGTTCGAAGGCTCCGAGAACGCGCCCAAGGGCACCTTCGACAAGCTCATCCTCGGCAACGGCGGCGTGAACAATGGCTCCACCCGCTTCGACTTCACCAACTACTTCGAGGTCGTGCCCGCCAACGTGCTCGAGACCATGCTCTGGCTCGAAGCCGACCGCATGCGCGCCCTCGATCTCGACGAGAAGCACCTCAAGAACCAGCAGGGCGTCGTCGCCAACGAAGTGAAGGTCAACGTGCTCAACCAGCCCTACGGCGGGTTCCCGTGGATCGACATGCCGATGGCCGCCAACACCAACTGGTACAACTCGCATAACTTCTACGGCGAGCTCTCGGACTTGGAAGCCGCGTCGCTCGACGACGCGCGCTCCTTCTACAAGACCTTCTACGCGCCCAACAACGCCGCGCTGGTCGTCGTCGGCGACTTCGACGCCAAGCAGACCAGGGCCTGGATCGAGAAGTATTTCGCCAAGATCCCGGCGGCGCCGCAGCCCGCCAAGGCCGACCTCACCGAGCCCAAGCAGACCGCCGAGAAGAAGAAGGTCATCGAAGACGCCATCGCCAAGCGCCCGGCGCTGGCCGTCGGCTACCACGTGCCCGAGCGCAACACGCCCGAGTACTACGCGATGGTGTTGCTCGACCAGATCCTGGTGCAGGGCAACGATTCGCTCCTGCGCAAGGAGCTGGTGAAGAAGCAGGGGTATTCCTCAGCCGTGTCGGGCGGCATGAACCTGCTCGGCAATCAGTTCAACTACAACGGGCCCATGAACTGGATGGCATACCTCTTCTACGACCAGAGCGTCGCGCCGGAGCAGATCCTGGCGTCCATCGATTCCGTCATCAGCGACCTGCAGTCGAAGCCGGTGGACAAGGCCACGCTCGAACTCGCGCGCACCAAGCTGCTCTCCGGGCTCTACGACGACCTCGGACAGCTCAACGGCTTCGGGCGCGCCGACATGCTCGCCTCGCTCGCCCTGTTCGACGACAACCCGGCGCGCATCAACCAGCTCGATGCCGAGCTGGCCAAGGTCACTCCGCAGCTCGTTCAGAAGACCGCGCAGGAGTACCTGCGCTCCACCAACCGCACGGTCGTGATCCGCGAGCCCAAGAAAGACGCTCCGGCTCCGGCCAAGGCCGGACTGTAGGGAGGCGAACATGAAAACGACAACCAAAACACTGCTCCTCGCGCTCGCGCTCATGCTCCTCGCCCTGCCCATGCTGGCGGAGAAGTCCTCGCCGCCGCTGCCCGGCCCGGCCAAACCCTTCAAGGTCCCGCCGCGCCAGCAGTTCACCCTGCCCAACGGCTTGGTCGGCAACCTGGTCGAGTACGGCTCGATCCCGAAAGTCCAGATCACGGTCGCCGTCCGCGCGGGCGGCCTCAACGAAGCCCCCAACCAGGTCTGGCTGTCGGACATCACCGGCCAGCTCATGCGCGAGGGCACGAAGTCCAAGACCGCCGAGCAGGTGGACGCCGCCTTCGCCCGCATGGGCGGCGAGCTCTCCATCAACGTCACCAACGACCAGACGCTGATCACCGCCGACGTCCTCGCCAGCCATGCCGCCGAAGCCGCGGCCCTGCTCGCCGAGGTCGCGACCGAGCCGCGCCTGCCGGAGAGTGAGCTGGCGCGCCTCAAGAATGATCAGCTCCGCCGCCTCGCGATCGGCAAGACGCAGCCCGGGAACCTCGCCACCGAGCGCTTCCGCAAAGTGCTCTACGGCGACCATCCCTATGGCCGCGTCTTCTCGACCGAGGAGATGATCAAGGGCTACACCCTCGCCGACGTGCAGAAGTTCTACGACCAGAACTTCGGCGCGCAGCGCACCCGCGTCTACGTGGCCGGCAAGTTCGATCCCGCCGCCGTCAAGGCCGCCCTCACCAAGGGCTTCTCCGGCTGGAAGCAGGGGCCGGAGCCGCTGATCAACATCCCGAAGACCAATGCCGTACGCGGATTCGAGCTCGTCGACCGCCCCAAGTCGGTACAGTCCACGCTCTTCATCGGACTCCCGACCATCGACCCGTCGAGCCCGGACTATGTCCCGCTTCTCGTCACGCACACCATGCTCGGCGGCTCCTTCATCTCGCGCATCACGCAGAACATCCGCGAGAACAAGGGGTACACCTACTCGCCGAGCGCGCAACTCTCGTCGCGGTATCGCGACGCCTACTGGCTGGAGCGCGCCGACGTCACCACCGCGGTCACCGGACCCTCGATGAAGGAGATCTTCGCCGAGATCGACGGCATCCGGAACGCGTCGCCCGACGCCGCCGAGGTCGGGCGCATCCAGCGCTATATGTCGGGCGTCTTCGTGCTGCAGAACTCCAGCCGCGGCGGCCTCATCAACCAGATGAACTTCGTCGACCTGCACGGCGTCGGCGACGACTACCTGCGCTCCTTCGTGCAGAAGGTCAACGCCGTCACCGGCGCCGACGTGCAGCGCATGGCGCAGAAGTACCTCGATCCGGGCAAGATGACCATCGTCGTCGTCGGCGATAAGGAGAAGATCTCCGACCAGGTCGCTCCCTACCAGACCACCGCGATGAAAAAGTAGCAGTAAGAAAACTCAGGCCGCCGGTTCGCCGGCGGCCTTTTCTCTTGCCAGCCCATGCGCCCTAATTCCGCACCAGGATCTTGTAGCGATACGTGATCTTCCGCTCCTCGCCCGCCTTCAGCGGGATCTCCCACGTCACGCGCGAGTTCGGGTTCGCCGACGCCACCGCCTCGGCCACCTTCTCCGTCTTGCCTTCGTCGCTCGCGCTCAGCATTTCGCCGGTCACCGACTTCTTGATGATGAGCTTCGCTTCCTTGCTCTTGAAGTTCTTCACCGTCAGCGTGCCGTCCACCGTCACCGCGTCGTAGCTCGACCCCGCCCACTTCGCCGCGTTGATCTGCCGCGCCTGCTCGAGCTCCTGCGCTTTTGCCTGGATGTCGGTCGCCGCCGTGATCTTCAGCTCGCCGCGCCCGGCCTTCGGCGTGTACGCCAGCATGTCCTGCGCCAGCGGCCGCTCGCCCGAGATCACCATCGCCGGCGCCGTCGTCCACGGGAAGTCGGAGGAGTTCGTCATGCGCAGCGTGTGCCAGACCTGCGGCTCCGTCGCTGGCTTCGGCTGCTCGTACTGGGAGGTGCGCGCGGTGTCACCGATGTCCCACGTGTAGACGTGCGCGATCGGCACCGTCGCGGAGAAGACGTTGTACTGCGCGCGCTGTCCCTTCGCCAGCGTCACGCTCGGCTGGCGATACAAGAACAGGTCCTCTTCCGGCGCGCCGGAGAGATCGCTGACCGTCGCGACGTAATCTGCGGACTCACCGTATGGCGGAGGAGGCGGCGCCATCGCCGCCTGCCGCATGGCGTTGCTGAGTGCGCCGCCGTAACCGTAAGAGCCGCGGTCGCGGCTCAACGCCCCGATGTACTGCGCCAGCGTCTGCTGGAGCGTCATCGGAGACGGCACCTCCGCGAACGCGAAATTCGGATACCCGACCACGAAGAACAGCTCCGTGTTCTTCAACTCCTCGACGTCGTTGATCACTACCGCCTGCATCGTGAGCTGCGCTGTCTTGTCGTCCTTCAAGCTCACGACGTACGCCGGACTCCACCCCAGCCCCTTCTCCAGGTATCCCATGGTCAGCTTCGCGCTTTCGCCCGCGCCCTTCAGCCGCAGCCGCAACGACGCCGTGCCCTGGTCCGCGACCGTCGTCTTCGCGCCGCCGACGCTCACCGCCTGGATATTGCCGGCCTGCAGCGCGACCACGCCGCTCTCGGTCTGCAGCAGCACCGCCGTCGGGACCATGCGAGGCGTGCGCGGATAGACGTTGTTGTCGTCGCCTTCCTCGCCTTCCGGCTTTTCCGCCGTACCGAGGATCGTGCCCGTCCACTCTTTGCCGCCGCTGGAGATCGTCGCCTTCTTGCCGGCGTTCAGGTGGATGAACTCCTCCACCGACACCGGCGCGCGCTCCTTGCCCTTGCCGCGCTGCGCGAGCACCTCTTCGATCGCCATGCCCGCCTGCGCCGGTGCGACCCAGAGCGTTCCCAGCGTCGCCGCCGGCACCGGCTCGATCACCGCCGTCCCTTGTGCGGTCTTCACCGTGCCTTGCTTCACCACGAACCCCAGCCCGTTCTTGAACACCGCGACCGAGGTCGCGCGCATCTCGTCCTGCGCGCCGGCGAGTGCGACCAAAGCAAGGATGAGGCAGACTGCCATCGAACGAAGACGCATGGTTCCCTCCGCGAGAAAAGAGGGCTGCGATTGTATGCGGCGCGGCCGGAAGAGAGAAGCGCCACAGTTATCCACATAACCGCCTGGTTTTGCTCACGGTTCACATGCGGGCGACCGGAACGCTCGACCATAGAATGCAGGATTCCCCGATCCGCGTTAATCTGCGTTCATCCGCGGTAAGGGTTTCCGCATGGCGAATCCCGGCGATTTCGCGTACACCGTCAAGCAGCAGGCCGACATCGTCCGCATCGTCGGCGACTACGTCAAGCTGAAGAAGACGGGCGCGCAGAA
This genomic interval carries:
- the lpdA gene encoding dihydrolipoyl dehydrogenase encodes the protein MAETIYDVAIIGSGPAGYTAAIRAGQLGLKTCLIEKDDKLGGTCLHVGCIPTKALLFNAEIYDHLKAAKDFGITITGEPKIDWKAVLDRKNKIVTKHAKGLEFLMRKNKVTTVEGWGKLTGPQKNGVLDIEVYTAGGGGAGGETNHIKAKNVILATGSEAKMLPGMEADSRVLTNIEILDLPAIPKTLAVIGSGAVGVEFASIFKSFGTDVTVLEALPRLVPVEDEDVSKELLRNFKKRGIACQLGVKVEKVEKSKDGVSISFTDDQGKKQKLDAEKVLVAVGRAPRTDNVGLEKTKIKPDRGFLKTNEWMQTEEPGVYAVGDIVAGLPQLAHAGAMEGIVAVSKIAGKPADPVKRELIPGATYCEPQIGSVGLTEAKAKEGGRKIKVGKFPFTANSKASIIGAHEGFIKIVADEQYGEILGVHIIGPDATEMISEAVAVMKLEGTVDDLMYTIHAHPTLYEAMGDAFASVYGMAINA
- a CDS encoding DUF6036 family nucleotidyltransferase yields the protein MLQRLKPVFESFQRNNVRYLVFGGIAVALHGVPRATFDLDILIEANVANARQLLDSLQQLGFGTAAEITPEELVATQITRLKDRIPIDVMTTAPGIQFADAWERREVMEFEGQKFFVVSRSDLIAAKRAAGRTRDLEDLRALEAD
- the lipB gene encoding lipoyl(octanoyl) transferase LipB, which translates into the protein MISYVQLGLVPYSQGLKLQEKLVAARQAGEIGDVLLLLEHPAVITLGKNADKKNVLASQEQLAAKGVELFECDRGGDVTYHGPGQLVGYPICDLRALKVWPVDFMRKMEEVLIRTCAEFGVLTSRVPGLTGVWTRPLHGMQEAGQNEDPQRAQPKKLAAMGIHVSRGVTSHGFAFNVTNDLDHFKLIVPCGIADKPVTSLNAELQARHPNRTVAPPTVAEVAQYVVRNFETVFGHEMKEVATVDELLGAKVGVPARPPKELRELDEEDTYLA
- a CDS encoding MarR family transcriptional regulator, whose protein sequence is MSRPATGKFRGVEAVADRLHSAAIRLLRRLRLQDAAMGIGPAQASALSVLVFGGPMSLKELARAEQVRPATMSRVVRGLERAKLVRRATAGDDARRIVLTPTEEGKSLLWEGRRRRVALLASGLRALAPEEQKQLAQTAELLHLLLPKLEIRRG
- a CDS encoding endonuclease MutS2, giving the protein MPAPPPPALLQHTSARALEFDALLDLLRGYAQSPLGRARIAALAPVSGAEWIRRQQALTQEIRDYRRAGGRFEFAGLEDPGKLIDKARIEGTALEATELRDVVAVLDRAQQWREVVQHPPAELRAGFHAVAELSRAIADFGELLKFFHGKILPDGTLDDRASPELARIRKEIEKQKRAIQQTLQGYLRRLAEDGSVQDELVTIRGERFVIPVKTEQKRKVQGVVHGASSTGLTVYIEPLETIEQNNELVRLIDEELAEVHRILREMTRRIGERAAEVRAAVETLAELELQFAKARFADDYDCVAPNMSSAGGSPAVARAASPALLLENARHPLLERNLRGKGAAVIPLTLDLAGHRQLIISGPNTGGKTVALKTLGLLALMAQSGIPVPAARAELPVFDAALADIGDYQSIEMNLSTFSAHVTNIDFISKTATARSLVLLDELGSATDPNEGAALAVAIASHFRELGCVSIISTHHTALKVYAANAEGVLNAAVGFDEHTLQPTYELRVGVPGASAGINIAQRLGLNPKIIEQARGRVEQQSQDIAKFLDQLHAELRQVSDERARIRKQEQEVAREKSRLAAEGKQEQQKLVRAMEKKLDDVLKDFEYRARETVREVQDRAAAQKLSKEAERRIAKLRREFKEQFDQTVVAHHTGADRGDVHARPAEVKHVEEGDTVKLKSFGRNAVVKRMLDSNTFEVEMGNMKMRVPRSDVAEIVVRASASPVQAARARGISVHTASDASVPSELNVIGQTVDEATQRVEKYVDSAFLAGLTRVRIVHGSGMGILRKALRHYLKTHPHVAQISEPPQNEGGAGATVVELRT
- a CDS encoding VOC family protein; its protein translation is MAEQFGLGQIGQIAIVTRNTAAMTEFYRDKLGMKFLFTAGNMAFLMCGDVRIMLSPPEKPEHDHPASILYFKVPNIQVAHQALVARGVKFEDQPHLIAKLPDHDLWMCFFRDPENNIFGLMCEVRS
- the hemB gene encoding porphobilinogen synthase — encoded protein: MAFPTTRMRRLRRTEAMRNLVRETRLTPDDFIYPLFVVPGEGVRKEVGSMPGVFNLSVDQAVKEAAEAKSLGVPAVILFGLPEKKDEVATGAWAEDGIVQRATRAIKREAKDVIVVGDVCLCEYMSHGHCGIVQKSGGSAPRSVGAMAVKEAELPAAMDKVAAAAAAEYEIVNDATLEILAKTAVSQARAGMDIIAPSDMMDGRVAAIRKALDASGFENTPILSYAAKFASAFYGPFREAADSAPAFGDRRSYQMDGANLREAMREIELDLEEGADMIMVKPAMAYLDVIAEARRRFDVPLAAYQVSGEYAMIQAAARNNWIDGKRVMMESLTSIKRAGANLILTYFAKDAARVLG